One genomic region from Opisthocomus hoazin isolate bOpiHoa1 chromosome Z, bOpiHoa1.hap1, whole genome shotgun sequence encodes:
- the F2RL2 gene encoding proteinase-activated receptor 3 — MKIVIFTGLLSLTSNLFTTASEFSLNGSAIKTVSLIKTFRGISARDYDYIPPYVIEGETTTIHIREHKCSSKKSNDSTLTEVNNTTLEYLTSSLSTKLIPAIYLSAVLLGVPSNAIILWMLVFRIRSVCTAILYTNLAVSDLLFCIMLPFKIAYHINGNNWIFGETMCRTTTAVFYGNMYCSILLLTCISISRYVAIVHPFTYKRLPKRAYAIMVCATVWTIVFLYMLPLCIMQQSYYVKQLGIYTCHDVHNACETISSFQFYYYVSLAIFGFLIPLAAIVFCYVSIIRTLKTHEWFWYVKVSLLILTIFAICFVPSNIILIIHHINYYYYKTDGLYSFYLIALCLSSLNSCLDPFLYFLMSKIRSQSNIYLTMVKISREK; from the coding sequence CTTCAGAATTTTCACTGAATGGCTCTGCAATTAAAACTGTGTCTCTTATCAAGACCTTCCGTGGAATTTCAGCAAGAGACTATGATTACATCCCCCCTTATGTTATAGAAGGGGAGACAACGACCATCCATATCAGAGAACATAAATGCTcttcaaaaaaatcaaatgacTCCACTTTAACAGAAGTGAATAACACCACGCTGGAGTACCTGACCAGTTCTCTGAGCACCAAGCTAATACCCGCCATCTACCTCAGTGCTGTTTTATTGGGTGTACCATCTAATGCCATCATTTTGTGGATGCTGGTCTTCAGGATCCGGTCTGTGTGCACTGCCATCCTCTACACAAACTTGGCAGTTTCAGATCTGCTCTTCTGCATCATGTTGCCCTTCAAAATAGCATACCACATCAACGGGAACAACTGGATTTTTGGGGAAACGATGTGTCGAACTACCACTGCAGTGTTTTATGGCAACATGTACTGCTCCATTCTGCTGCTCACGTGCATCAGCATCAGCCGCTATGTGGCCATCGTTCACCCCTTCACCTACAAGCGCCTGCCAAAGCGTGCCTATGCCATCATGGTCTGCGCTACTGTGTGGACCATTGTCTTCTTGTACATGCTTCCGCTTTGCATAATGCAGCAAAGCTATTATGTGAAACAGCTGGGCATTTATACCTGCCATGATGTGCACAATGCCTGTGAAACAATATCTTCTTTCCAGTTCTACTACTATGTTTCTTTAGCTATCTTTGGGTTTTTAATACCTCTTGCAGCTATCGTTTTCTGCTATGTCTCAATTATACGAACACTCAAGACTCATGAATGGTTCTGGTACGTTAAAGTCAGTCTTTTGATACTCACCATCTTTGCTATTTGCTTTGTGCCAAGCAATATTATCCTTATTATCCATCACATcaactattattattataaaacagATGGGTTGTATTCTTTTTATCTAATTGCTTTATGCCTTAGCAGCTTAAACAGTTGTCTGGAtcctttcctttattttctgaTGTCAAAAATTAGAAGTCAATCCAATATTTATCTAACAATGGTTAAAATATCCAGGGAAAAATGA